The Acinetobacter shaoyimingii DNA segment ATCAGTTGGTAAGTAGTACAAACCAAACTTTAGATGAACAACTTAAAACCTTGGATGGACTTGAAGAACAACGTCAAGCAGTCATTGATCGAATGAAATTAATTCAAGGTCTAGAAGGTCAACGTCCAGTGACTGTACGTTTGATTGATGAGCTTGTACGCGTTATGCCTGCAAATGCATATGTGACTAAATTTACACGACTAGGTGATAAATTTACCATTGAGGGTCGTGCAGAAAGTCCAAATACAGTTGCAGAGTTACTTCGTAATTTAGAAGCTTCAGAATGGTATAGAAATGCATTCATGAACTCATTCCTTGCAGTTGAGGAAAAGAAAGAGGCTCCCCAATCTTCTATAGTCCCAAGAATTGAAGAATCCTATGGCACTTTTTTTGTTACAGTCGATATTGGTGAAATTGCAATGCAAGACACTGATTCGGCGAATGATAAAAACAAAAAAAATAAAGGAGGTCCTAAATGAGTCAGGATGATTTAGACAATCTAGACTTGGACAAACAAGCAGCCAAAAATAAACAAATGACGGTTGAGCGCTTTGTTCAACAATTTAATACACTAGATCCTAATAATATGGGTAGTTGGCCTTTATCAGTCAAAATTACCTTCTGGATTATTATTTTTGTTGTTGTGTGCCTACTCGGATATTTTTTGGCTATTAAACCAAAACTAGATTCAATTGATCAGGCAAAAGCCCAGCAACAAAGCCTATTAGAAGACTTTAAAAAGAAGGATTCTGATCTTCGTAATCTTAAGCTTTATCAAGCTCAACTCAATCAAATGGAAGAGAATTTTAATCAGCAACTGCAACAATTACCGAAAGAAACAGAAATTCCAAGTTTAGTTGAAGATATTAACTTAACTGGCGTGAATTCAGGATTGAAATTCAAAAATATCAAGCTAGAATCGGAAGTTGCTCAGGAGTTTTTTATAGAACAACCTATTTCGATTGAAGCTACTGGTGATTATCACTCTTTTGGTAATTTTGTTAGTGGTATAGCTGCACTAGCTCGAATTGTGACTTTACATGATTTTAATATTAGTGCTGAGCTACAAAAGGACAAAAAATCTGATATTCCAAAAATTGATTATTTAATTCAAGCAAAGACATATCGTTATGTTGCTGGTAATGCTCAGCCAAAAGATAGTAAGCAACCACCTGCGAAAAAGAAATCGGGGGGTGAAAAATAATGAAAAAATTAAAATATATGATCGGGGCTGTAGTGGGTATCAGTCTAGTTGGGTGTAGTTCACAAATCGATGTGGTGAACCAGGAAATGGCAAGAATTAGGAGTGAACCTACTCAAAAAATTAAACCAGCGCCAGAATTTCCACCAGTACCAACTTTTGCATATTCTGCTCAGCAATTAAGGAATCCTTTCTACCCAAGTTCATTGGCCAATGAGCTAAAAGTGTTGTCTGGGAAAAAAGTTTATCCAAATCTTTCTCGAGAACCGCAACCGCTCGAGGGATACGCTCTAGAAACTTTATACTTTAAAGGCAGTATGAAGGGCAAAAGTGGGGCGATCATTGGGCTCATTCAAACGCCAGATCGTGAGATTGAGCGTGTTCAAGTGGGGAGTTATCTAGGGCTGAATCAGGGTAGAATTATAAATATAAATCCGACACGAATTGATCTATTGGAAATTGTTCCTGATGGCAGTGATGGCTATATCGAAAGACCACGCAGTTTGGTTTTACTCGGCCCTATAGATTGAAATATACATAAGGAATAAAAATGAAGAACAGTTTTAATTTTTTTTGGGGTGGGGATAGACCGATGATAAATAACACTCTTCGTCAGTTTTCAATGGCAACGGTTGCTATTGCTGTAATGCAGACGGCAGTTGCTCAAGTCACGATGACGGACGTTTTGCCCATGCAAGTTGCTGGCCAGGGCACTGAAATCCGCGTCATGTTCGATGGTATTCCACCTCAGCCAAAAGCTTATCAGTTGTCAAATCCAAGTAAACTCATTCTTGACTTTGAGCAAGCCAAACAAAAAGTTGCCAAAAAATCCATTCCAGTAGCAACGGATGAAGCGACATCTGTGGACGTATCATCAGATGATCAACGTTCAAGATTGACCGTAAATTTAAAAAAATCAGGCAATTATACGACCCGTATAGAGGGCAATACGTTTATTTTAAAAGTTAATAATGATGCTAAAACTATCGTGCCTGTTACAAATCCTATTCAGGCGCCAATTAAGCAGCAACAAGGGCTTGCAGATATTGGATTTCAGCGCGGTAGTAATGGTGAAGGCCAAGTTGTCTTACGATTGTTAAATATCAATACGCCAGTCGATGTACAGCAACAGGGGAGTAAGGTTGTTGTTCGCTTCTTAGGAAATAAGATACCTGCGCATTTGATTCGTCGACTCAATGTGAATGATTTCGCAACACCAGTTTCGACTGTTGACGCTTATAATGAAGGTTCCAATGGTATTGTAACAATCCAATCAACGGGGAATTATGAATACATGGCATTTCAGGCTGAAGATAAACTCACTTTAAGTTTAAAACGACCTGAAGAAACTCAAAATACGCGAAATATATCTGCACCGAATCGCTATACAGGCAATAAAATCTCTTTAGATTTCCAAGATATTGAAGTGCGTCGTGTTTTACAGCTGCTCGCAGATTTTACGGGCATCAATATGGTTACACCTGATTCAGTACAAGGCAATATTACCTTGCGTTTGAAAGATGTGCCTTGGGATCAAGCACTCGATATTATCTTAAAGACCAAAAATTTGGATAAACGTCGTAATGGAAATGTCATTTGGATCGCGCCAGTTTCAGAACTTGCTAAAGCAGAAGATGAAGAAGCAAAAGCACTTGCACAAAGTATTAAACTTGCGCCGATTCAGACTGAATATATTAAACTCAGTTATGCGAAAGCTGAAGATATTTTCAAAATCATTCAAGATTCAAGAGATCAAAAAGCCTCAACTTCGAATCGTACCACGGGTGGAGAATCACTGGCTTTAGAGGGGCTGCTTAGTGCACGAGGGAGTATGGTTGCCGATCCTCGAACCAACACCTTGATTATCAATGACACAGCACAAAATATTGATAAAATTCGAAAAATGACTGACTTGTTGGATGTATCTATTAAACAGGTCATGATTGAAGCACGTATTGTTCGTGCAACGACAGATTTCACCAAAGAAATGGGTGTGAAATGGGGTGTTACAGGTATTACAGCGAATAACAAGTTGGTTATTGGCGGAAGTGAAGATACGGTATGGGATATAAGAGATCCTGATGATGAGGGAAGAGTAACTATTACTCGGCCAAATAACTTGAACGTTGATTTAGGTATTACAGATGCGGCAGGTAAAATCGCTTTTGGTTTAATCAATATGTCAAACTTTATGCTTGATTTAGAGTTGTCGGCATTACAATCTGATGGCTATGGTGAGGTAATTTCTACACCAAAAGTTTTAACTGCAGACAAACAAAATGCGAAAGTTGCGTCTGGTACACAAATTCCTTATCAGTCTTCTGAAGGTACTGGAGCAGGTGCTGTAGCTAAAACAGAATTTGTTGATGCAACTTTAAGTTTAGATGTCACTCCAAGTATCACTCCAGACAATAAGATTCTGATGCAGTTGAATATTACTAGTGATTCCCCTGGACAAGCGACGCCAACGGGTCAAATTACCATTAATAAAAATGAAATCGTCACGAATGTATTGGTTGATAATGGTGAAACTGTTGTATTGGGGGGGATTTTTGAGCAAGAAACTCGAAATACAGTAACCAAAGTGCCATTCTTAGGAGACTTACCATATATCGGTCATCTGTTCCGTAAAGATGCAAAATCTGATGCGAAACGTGAGTTATTAATCTTCGTGACACCGAGAATTGTTAATGACAGTCAAACTAGAAATCATTAATATACTTTCAATGAAAGCAATTCAATAGGTGACTCCTTGCAAAGCAATGAGTTTGAATCCCTACCAAATATTTATTTGGTGGGGCCAATGGGAGCTGGGAAAACAACAGTAGGTCGACATCTTGCAGATTTGCTCAATCGAGAGTTTCTTGATAGCGATCATGAAATAGAAAGAAAGACAGGTGCGACCATCCCATGGATTTTTGAAAAAGAGGGTGAGCAAGGATTCCGTACTCGTGAATCACTTGTTATTAATGAATTAACAAATAAAAAAAATTTAGTCCTTGCAACTGGTGGCGGTGCTGTGACACAAACAGTGAATCGTGAATACCTTAAGCATCGTGGCATTGTCATTTATTTGTACACACCTGTAGAAATTCAATTACAACGCACTTATCGTGATAAGAATAGACCGCTATTACAAGTTGAAAATCCTGAACAAAAGTTAAAGGATTTACTCGCAATTCGTGATCCTTTATATCGTGATGTGGCACACTATATTATTGAAACCAATCAGGGTGCTGCACGAGATTTGGCACAAAAAATTTTGCAGGTTATAGTGTCTCAAGTATTGAACTAAATGAGATTGATGTCAGCACATTGCTGACATCAATCATTCCAATATTACCGCTTTGAAAATTTGACTCTTAAATCATGCAAACTTTACACGTAGAACTAGGCGATCGCCGTTATCCGATTTTTATTGGAAGCCACTTAAATCCAAAAACACTTCTTGAACCCTATATTCATGGTCGTCAAGTGATGGTTGTGACCAACACGACAGTCAAACCACTATATCTAGATCATTATGTTCAAGCCTTAGAAACCTTGGGTAAAACAGTGAAAACTTGTGTTTTACCTGATGGTGAAAAATATAAAAATATTGAACATTTAAACCTGATTTTTGATGCGCTTTTGCAAGCAGGCTTTAACCGAGATTGTACAGTTCTAGCGCTAGGTGGTGGTGTGATTGGGGATATGGCAGGGTTTGCGTCTGCTTGCTTCCAGCGTGGTGTGTATTTTATTCAAGTGCCAACGACATTACTTTCTCAAGTCGATTCAAGTGTGGGCGGTAAAACAGGAATTAATCATCCACTGGGTAAAAATATGATTGGGGCATTCCAGCAACCACAAGTCGTGTTGGCGGATATGGCTCAACTGAAGTCATTACCTCCACGTGAGTTATCAGCTGGATTGTCTGAAGTCATCAAATATGCATTGTTAGGTGATGTTGATTTCTTGGTATGGTTAGAGATGCATATGGAGCGACTGGTTGCTGGAGATGCTGAGTTATTGGCAGAAGCGGTATATCGTTCTTGCGCACATAAAGCGCGTATTGTTGCCAATGATGAGACTGAAAAAGGTGAGCGTGCCTTATTGAATCTCGGACATACGTTTGGTCATGCTATTGAGTCATATTTGGGTTACGGCGTCTGGTTACATGGCGAAGCTGTTGCAACAGGTATGGTGATGGCGGCTGATTTATCACAGCGAATGGGCTGGATTTCACTTGAGGATGTTGAGCGTACAAAAAACATCATTCAACGTGCGAATTTACCGATAAAATGTCCAAAAATTCCATTAGATGAATTTTTGGGGTATATGTCTCACGACAAAAAAGTGCTGAATGGTCAATTACGTTTAATTCTGATGAAACAATTAGGTCAAGCAGTCATCACCAATGATTTTGATGTAGAGTTGATGAAAAAAGCAATTTTGAATAATCAACTGTCGTAGAAAGGTAAGTTTATGTCAACAAAACAATCAAATTGGCAAAATATTCAACTTTACGTGTGGTTGAGTGGTGGTTTGCTTTGTTTTGTTGTCGCATTGATTTTTTGGGCAGTCACTGATACCAAGGATCTGGTTTCTGAAACCAAAAAAATTGAAGAAACTCAATCGATGATCCAGCCTGAAAAAGTGGCTGCAACAACAAATTTGGGTGGATTAACAGATGAGGTACGCCCACTACAACTCACAACTCGAGTGGTCGCTGTAGGTCATCATTTATCAGAATTCCGTGGGACGAAATATCTACAGGAAAATCAAAAGAAATGGATTGTTGAATTATTTCGTGCCAGAAGTGAAGATGTCGTTAAAAGTTATTTGCTTAAACAAACAAGCCGCAAAGGTTTAATTTATTTTAGATTGAGTGGTGAAGATCAAGTCGAGCAATATGTTTTGGCTTATGGTCCAGTCGATTCTGAGGGAGATGCAAAACAAGCCCTAAATCAACTTCCATATAATTTACCCGCATCTGTGAAGCCAAAAATTCAAAAAATAGATCAGTTTGTCCCTCTAGTGAATGACTTGGGTTCGGATGAATTGATTGGTAACAATAAAATGTATGCTGTCAATTTGAAGTCAGCACCATTGCCGATAATTGATGAAACAATCATTGCACAACAGAAAGCATTGTTGGCTTTAAATAATCAAATTAAAACAACGACTAGAACAACAGTTACTCGAAAAGATGCTCAAGGTAATGTCATTGATGTGCAACGTTCGCAATCTACAAATGAATTACCAAAAAGTAATCGTTCAGTTGATAATCAAATTACCGATCCGTTTAATTGATATTGGTTCTAAAATAGCGCAATTTGATGTATAAGAATAATAAGTCGCATCTTTTTGGTGCGAAAAAAATGCATTAAATCTGGCTAAAAATACAGCATCAGTAATATTTATCAATCAGTTGAATCTATAAACCTAAAATATATTTTTTTGGCATATTTATTGCATTAATGGTGCAAGAGCGAATGTTTTGTCACTGTTTTAGAGCGAAACATTCCATTCAGAGTGCGATTCACATTGGTTAATCTGCTATAAATAAGTGCAAAGATGGTCAAATATTTGTGTGCTTGAAACAGAGTAAACTAAGCAAAATCAAGATTATGAATGAAGTCTTGATCTCTACAGAATGAAATCGTAAGTGAAATATTGAATAAGTTTTGCCCCTACGGGCCATGTTGAAAAGAAGGGTACGCTATGCACATGCCATCGCCTAATACTGTAGCTCCCGCTAAAGGTTTATACCAACCGGATGAGTTTAAAGATAACTGTGGTTTCGGATTAATCGCCCATATGCAAGGCGATGCGAGTCATGACTTAGTCAAGACCGCGATTCATAGTTTAAGTTGTATGACGCACCGTGGTGGTATTGCTGCAGATGGTAAGACTGGGGATGGATGCGGCCTTCTTTTGGCTATGCCAAAACAATTCTTTCGTGAGGAAGCAAAACGACTCAGTGACATTACGTTGAGTGAAGTGTTTGCTGTAGGAACTGTGTTCCTCAACTTAGACCCAGCAATCGCTGCACATTCAAAACAAATATTAGTTAAAGAAATCGAATCTGAAGGTTGCAAAGTACTGGCTTGGCGTCCAATACCTACCAATGTCGATGCATTAGGTCCAATTGCACTACAGTCTATGCCTGCATTTGAACAGATCATCGTAAATTGTCCAATGGGTGTGACTGAAGCTGAGTTTAACCGTAAGTTGTTTTTAGCACGTCGTCGTGCAGAACAGCAGTTGGTCAATGACACTTCTTTCTATGTAACGACCTTATGCTCTACTGTCATCAGCTATAAAGGCTTGATGATGCCTGAAGCCATTGCAGATTTTTATACCGATCTTGCTGATGAGCGTTTAACTTCACATATTGTGGTGTTCCATCAGCGCTTTTCAACCAACACATTGCCTCGTTGGCCATTGGCTCAGCCATTCCGTTACTTGGCGCATAATGGTGAAATCAATACCATTACCGCGAACCGTAACTGGGCAATGGCACGTACACCAAAATTTGAAAACCCGTTATTGCCAGGCCTAACTGAGCTAAATCCAATTGTAAATCGTACAGGTTCAGATTCTTCAAGCTTAGATAATATGCTTGAGATTTTAGTCGGTGGTGGTATGGATTTGTTCCGTGCGCTACGTATGCTCGTTCCACCAGCTTGGCAAAATGTTGAAACTTTAGATGCTGACTTACGTGCATTCTATGAATTTAACTCGAAACATATGGAGGCTTGGGATGGTCCTGCAGGCCTTGTGATTCAAGATGGTCGCCATGCGATTTGTATGCTCGATCGTAATGGCTTACGTCCTGCGCGTTGGGTGATCACAAAGAATGGTTATATTACCTTGGCATCTGAAATTGGTGTTTGGGGCTATGAGCCAGAAGATGTTGTCTCTAAAGGTCGTGTAGGACCAGGTCAGATTCTGGTGATTGATACACTGACAGGTAAAATGCTCGACACCAAAGACGTCAGCAATCATCTGAAAAATATGCGTCCTTACCGTCAATGGTTACGTGAAAATTCAGTTCGTGTTCAAGGTAGCGCAGAACTTGAAGAATATTTATGTGAACAAGGTCTAAAAGGCGATGCATTAAAATCTGCACAAAAAATGTTTATGGTCACCTTTGAAGAACGTGATCAATTGCTTCGTCCAATTGCTGAAAGTGGTCAGGAAGCAGTGGGCTCAATGGGTGATGATACCCCAATGGCGGTGTTGTCACGTCAAGTTCGTCATGTGTCTGATTACTTCCGCCAGCAGTTTGCACAGGTGACTAACCCGCCAATCGATCCATTACGTGAATCTATTGTCATGTCATTGGAAACCTGTATTGGTCGTGAGCAGAATGTCTTTGAGCAAGGTCCAGAACATGCAGATCGTTTGATTGTTTCGAGTCCTGTGCTTTCAAACTCAAAAATGCATCAGATTCGTACATCAGGTCGTAAAGGCTATGAAATTGCTGATATCGATTTGAACTATGCTGAATCTGAAGGCTTAGAAGCTGCAATCGCACGTATTTGTGAAGAGTCTGCTCAAGCGATTCGTGATGGCAAAACCATCTTAGTGCTCACAGATAAGAAAATCCGTGAAGGTTTCTTACCTGCAAATGCTTTAATGGCAACAGGTGCGGTCCATCATTATCTGATTGATGTAGGTCTGCGTACGGATGCCAATATTATTGTAGAAACTGGTTTTGCACGTGATCCGCATCAATTTGCCGTGATCTTAGGTTTTGGTGCAACAGCGATTTATCCATATCTTGCTTATGACGTGATCAATGATTTAATCGCCAAAGGTGAGTTATTGGGTGACCCAATTCATGCACAGGCGAATTTCCGTAAAGGTATTGAAAAAGGCTTACTCAAAGTCCTTTCAAAAATGGGTATTTCTACAGTTGCGTCTTATCGTGGCGGTCAGTTATTTGAAGCTGTTGGGCTATCGACAGAAGTGGTTCAAAAATGCTTCAAAGGCGTTCCAAGTCGTATCAAAGGTGCAACATTTGTTGATCTTGAAAATGACCAGAAAAAACTGGCTGATATTGCGTGGAAAACACGTAAGCCAATTGATCAAGGTGGTTTGCTGAAATTTGTCTTTGATAAGGAATATCATGCATTTAACCCTGATGTAATCAATGCCTTACATAAGTCAGTGCGTTCAGGTCAATACGCAGATTTTAAAGAATATGCGGAATTGGTAAATAACCGTCCAGTGGCAACGATTCGTGATTTGTTAAAACTTAAAACGGATAATTCAATTGCATTAGATCAGGTTGAATCAGTTGAGGAAATCCTGCCACGTTTTGACTCTGCTGGAATGTCACTCGGTGCATTATCTCCAGAAGCACATGAAGCGATTGCGATTGCCATGAACACCATTGGTGGTCGTTCAAACTCAGGTGAAGGCGGTGAAGACCCAGCACGTTATGGCACAATCCGTAACTCGAAAATTAAACAAATTGCATCAGGTCGTTTTGGTGTAACACCTGCATATTTAACATCGGCAGAAGTGCTTCAAATTAAAGTGGCACAAGGCGCTAAACCAGGTGAAGGTGGTCAGTTACCTGGGGGTAAAGTGAATGGCTTAATTGCACGTTTACGTTACTCAGTACCAGGTGTAACCCTGATTTCACCTCCACCGCATCATGACATTTACTCGATTGAAGATTTATCGCAATTGATCTTTGACTTAAAACAAGTCAACCCAAAAGCGATGGTGTCAGTAAAATTGGTGTCTGAGCCGGGTGTCGGTACGATTGCAGCAGGTGTTGCAAAAGCCTATGCCGACTTTATTACCATTTCAGGTTATGACGGCGGTACTGCAGCTTCTCCACTTTCTTCAATTCATCATGCGGGTTCACCGTGGGAATTGGGTCTAAGTGAGGCGCATCAAGCACTTCGTGTCAACGATCTGCGTGGCAAAGTTCGTGTACAAACTGATGGTGGTTTGAAAACAGGTCTAGATGTAGTCAAAGCTGCCATTCTAGGTGCGGAAAGTTTTGGTTTTGGTTCTACACCAATGATTGCTTTGGGTTGTAAATATCTGCGCATTTGCCACTTAAACAACTGTGCGACTGGTGTGGCAACTCAACAAGATCATTTACGTCAGGAACACTATATTGGTGAACCTGAAATGCTCATCAACTTCTTCCACTTCATTGCAGAAGAAACACGTGAATGGTTGGCAGCACTTGGTGTATCGAGCTTGAAAGATTTGATTGGTCGTACTGATTTACTTGAAATGCTTCCAGGTGAAACAGATAAACACGCACATCTAGACCTAAGTGCATTGTTAGAGTCGCATCCATTTGCTGAAGGTAAGGCACAGTACTGTCAAGTTGAAGGCAATGCGCCATTCGACAAAGGTATTCTGGCTGAGAAAATGGTTGAGCAAATGTTACCAGCCATTGAAGCAGGCACAGGTGGTGAATATAGCTTCAGCATTGGTAACTGTGACCGTTCGATTGGTGCACGTATTTCAGGTGAAATTGCTCGTCGATATGGCAACCTCAGCATGGAAGCACATCCAGTCAAAGTGAAATTGACGGGTACTGCAGGTCAGTCATTGGGTGTATGGAATGCAGGTGGTTTGCATATTAGCCTTGAAGGTGATGCAAATGACTATGTGGGTAAAGGTATGGCAGGTGGTCGTGTATCCATCTTCCCACCAAAAGGTTCGCCTTTCCAAACTCAAGAAACTGCGATCATTGGGAATACATGTTTATACGGTGCGACAGGCGGTAAACTCTTCGCTGCAGGTACTGCGGGCGAGCGTTTTGCAGTTCGTAACTCTGGCGCATTTGCCGTGATTGAAGGTGCCGGCGATCACTGCTGTGAATACATGACAGGCGGTATAGTGACTGTGTTAGGTCGTGTTGGTCATAACTTTGGTGCAGGTATGACGGGCGGTTTCGCTTATGTGCTTGATTTGGATAATGACTTTGTAGATCATTACAACCACGAGCTGATTGAGCTAAACCGTATTTCAACTGAAGCGATGGAAGAACATCAAGCATTCTTACTCCGCATTTTAGATGAACACATTAAAGAAACAGGTAGTGCTTGGGCGTACAAGATTCGCAATGAGTTCGATTTCTATAGCCGCAAATTCTGGCTTGTGAAACCTAAAGCTGCTAACTTGCAGACTTTATTAAAAACTACTCAAGCTGATCCACAATAATTCCACTACTGCAGATAT contains these protein-coding regions:
- the aroK gene encoding shikimate kinase AroK, which codes for MQSNEFESLPNIYLVGPMGAGKTTVGRHLADLLNREFLDSDHEIERKTGATIPWIFEKEGEQGFRTRESLVINELTNKKNLVLATGGGAVTQTVNREYLKHRGIVIYLYTPVEIQLQRTYRDKNRPLLQVENPEQKLKDLLAIRDPLYRDVAHYIIETNQGAARDLAQKILQVIVSQVLN
- a CDS encoding PilN domain-containing protein; the protein is MAKINLLPWREERREERKKQFILFCVLSAVLAAVMVLATWFFLNQKLNDHEQANQLVSSTNQTLDEQLKTLDGLEEQRQAVIDRMKLIQGLEGQRPVTVRLIDELVRVMPANAYVTKFTRLGDKFTIEGRAESPNTVAELLRNLEASEWYRNAFMNSFLAVEEKKEAPQSSIVPRIEESYGTFFVTVDIGEIAMQDTDSANDKNKKNKGGPK
- a CDS encoding pilus assembly protein PilP, with product MKKLKYMIGAVVGISLVGCSSQIDVVNQEMARIRSEPTQKIKPAPEFPPVPTFAYSAQQLRNPFYPSSLANELKVLSGKKVYPNLSREPQPLEGYALETLYFKGSMKGKSGAIIGLIQTPDREIERVQVGSYLGLNQGRIININPTRIDLLEIVPDGSDGYIERPRSLVLLGPID
- the pilQ gene encoding type IV pilus secretin PilQ, with the translated sequence MKNSFNFFWGGDRPMINNTLRQFSMATVAIAVMQTAVAQVTMTDVLPMQVAGQGTEIRVMFDGIPPQPKAYQLSNPSKLILDFEQAKQKVAKKSIPVATDEATSVDVSSDDQRSRLTVNLKKSGNYTTRIEGNTFILKVNNDAKTIVPVTNPIQAPIKQQQGLADIGFQRGSNGEGQVVLRLLNINTPVDVQQQGSKVVVRFLGNKIPAHLIRRLNVNDFATPVSTVDAYNEGSNGIVTIQSTGNYEYMAFQAEDKLTLSLKRPEETQNTRNISAPNRYTGNKISLDFQDIEVRRVLQLLADFTGINMVTPDSVQGNITLRLKDVPWDQALDIILKTKNLDKRRNGNVIWIAPVSELAKAEDEEAKALAQSIKLAPIQTEYIKLSYAKAEDIFKIIQDSRDQKASTSNRTTGGESLALEGLLSARGSMVADPRTNTLIINDTAQNIDKIRKMTDLLDVSIKQVMIEARIVRATTDFTKEMGVKWGVTGITANNKLVIGGSEDTVWDIRDPDDEGRVTITRPNNLNVDLGITDAAGKIAFGLINMSNFMLDLELSALQSDGYGEVISTPKVLTADKQNAKVASGTQIPYQSSEGTGAGAVAKTEFVDATLSLDVTPSITPDNKILMQLNITSDSPGQATPTGQITINKNEIVTNVLVDNGETVVLGGIFEQETRNTVTKVPFLGDLPYIGHLFRKDAKSDAKRELLIFVTPRIVNDSQTRNH
- the gltB gene encoding glutamate synthase large subunit translates to MPSPNTVAPAKGLYQPDEFKDNCGFGLIAHMQGDASHDLVKTAIHSLSCMTHRGGIAADGKTGDGCGLLLAMPKQFFREEAKRLSDITLSEVFAVGTVFLNLDPAIAAHSKQILVKEIESEGCKVLAWRPIPTNVDALGPIALQSMPAFEQIIVNCPMGVTEAEFNRKLFLARRRAEQQLVNDTSFYVTTLCSTVISYKGLMMPEAIADFYTDLADERLTSHIVVFHQRFSTNTLPRWPLAQPFRYLAHNGEINTITANRNWAMARTPKFENPLLPGLTELNPIVNRTGSDSSSLDNMLEILVGGGMDLFRALRMLVPPAWQNVETLDADLRAFYEFNSKHMEAWDGPAGLVIQDGRHAICMLDRNGLRPARWVITKNGYITLASEIGVWGYEPEDVVSKGRVGPGQILVIDTLTGKMLDTKDVSNHLKNMRPYRQWLRENSVRVQGSAELEEYLCEQGLKGDALKSAQKMFMVTFEERDQLLRPIAESGQEAVGSMGDDTPMAVLSRQVRHVSDYFRQQFAQVTNPPIDPLRESIVMSLETCIGREQNVFEQGPEHADRLIVSSPVLSNSKMHQIRTSGRKGYEIADIDLNYAESEGLEAAIARICEESAQAIRDGKTILVLTDKKIREGFLPANALMATGAVHHYLIDVGLRTDANIIVETGFARDPHQFAVILGFGATAIYPYLAYDVINDLIAKGELLGDPIHAQANFRKGIEKGLLKVLSKMGISTVASYRGGQLFEAVGLSTEVVQKCFKGVPSRIKGATFVDLENDQKKLADIAWKTRKPIDQGGLLKFVFDKEYHAFNPDVINALHKSVRSGQYADFKEYAELVNNRPVATIRDLLKLKTDNSIALDQVESVEEILPRFDSAGMSLGALSPEAHEAIAIAMNTIGGRSNSGEGGEDPARYGTIRNSKIKQIASGRFGVTPAYLTSAEVLQIKVAQGAKPGEGGQLPGGKVNGLIARLRYSVPGVTLISPPPHHDIYSIEDLSQLIFDLKQVNPKAMVSVKLVSEPGVGTIAAGVAKAYADFITISGYDGGTAASPLSSIHHAGSPWELGLSEAHQALRVNDLRGKVRVQTDGGLKTGLDVVKAAILGAESFGFGSTPMIALGCKYLRICHLNNCATGVATQQDHLRQEHYIGEPEMLINFFHFIAEETREWLAALGVSSLKDLIGRTDLLEMLPGETDKHAHLDLSALLESHPFAEGKAQYCQVEGNAPFDKGILAEKMVEQMLPAIEAGTGGEYSFSIGNCDRSIGARISGEIARRYGNLSMEAHPVKVKLTGTAGQSLGVWNAGGLHISLEGDANDYVGKGMAGGRVSIFPPKGSPFQTQETAIIGNTCLYGATGGKLFAAGTAGERFAVRNSGAFAVIEGAGDHCCEYMTGGIVTVLGRVGHNFGAGMTGGFAYVLDLDNDFVDHYNHELIELNRISTEAMEEHQAFLLRILDEHIKETGSAWAYKIRNEFDFYSRKFWLVKPKAANLQTLLKTTQADPQ
- the aroB gene encoding 3-dehydroquinate synthase, with amino-acid sequence MQTLHVELGDRRYPIFIGSHLNPKTLLEPYIHGRQVMVVTNTTVKPLYLDHYVQALETLGKTVKTCVLPDGEKYKNIEHLNLIFDALLQAGFNRDCTVLALGGGVIGDMAGFASACFQRGVYFIQVPTTLLSQVDSSVGGKTGINHPLGKNMIGAFQQPQVVLADMAQLKSLPPRELSAGLSEVIKYALLGDVDFLVWLEMHMERLVAGDAELLAEAVYRSCAHKARIVANDETEKGERALLNLGHTFGHAIESYLGYGVWLHGEAVATGMVMAADLSQRMGWISLEDVERTKNIIQRANLPIKCPKIPLDEFLGYMSHDKKVLNGQLRLILMKQLGQAVITNDFDVELMKKAILNNQLS
- the pilO gene encoding type IV pilus inner membrane component PilO, whose amino-acid sequence is MSQDDLDNLDLDKQAAKNKQMTVERFVQQFNTLDPNNMGSWPLSVKITFWIIIFVVVCLLGYFLAIKPKLDSIDQAKAQQQSLLEDFKKKDSDLRNLKLYQAQLNQMEENFNQQLQQLPKETEIPSLVEDINLTGVNSGLKFKNIKLESEVAQEFFIEQPISIEATGDYHSFGNFVSGIAALARIVTLHDFNISAELQKDKKSDIPKIDYLIQAKTYRYVAGNAQPKDSKQPPAKKKSGGEK